In Drosophila simulans strain w501 chromosome X, Prin_Dsim_3.1, whole genome shotgun sequence, one DNA window encodes the following:
- the LOC27208149 gene encoding protein obstructor-E isoform X1 has protein sequence MKLFLCAIAVTLCVATTAVSAANFECPKPNGQFADEVQCDKFYVCDDGVAKAKLCPDGLVFDPLNRKFNKCDQPFNVDCEDRTELQEPKSSKYCPRKNGFFAHPDPAVCNIFYNCIEGDALETKCTVGLHFDEYSGTCVWPDTAKREGCNPEQRTSETGFVCPKDQPKTDDRGQVVTHPKYPHPTDCQKFYVCLNGEDPRDLGCQLGEVYNDATEMCDAPENVPGCEDWYKDVDDKKD, from the exons ATGAAGTTGTTTTTATGTGCCATTGCTGTGACCCTGTGTGTGGCGACAA cagccgTGTCCGCCGCCAACTTCGAGTGCCCGAAGCCCAATGGCCAGTTCGCCGACGAGGTGCAGTGCGACAAGTTCTACGTCTGCGACGACGGAGTGGCCAAGGCGAAGCTCTGTCCCGATGGCCTGGTCTTTGATCCCCTCAACCGCAAGTTCAACAAGTGCGACCAGCCCTTCAATGTGGACTGCGAGGACCGCACTGAGCTCC AGGAGCCCAAGTCCAGCAAGTACTGCCCGCGCAAGAACGGCTTCTTCGCGCATCCCGATCCCGCCGTGTGCAACATCTTCTACAACTGCATCGAGGGCGACGCCCTGGAGACCAAGTGCACCGTGGGCCTGCACTTCGACGAGTACTCGGGCACCTGCGTGTGGCCGGATACCGCCAAGCGCGAGGGCTGCAATCCGGAGCAGA GAACCTCCGAGACCGGCTTCGTGTGCCCCAAGGATCAGCCGAAGACCGACGACCGCGGCCAGGTGGTGACCCACCCCAAGTACCCGCATCCCACCGACTGCCAGAAGTTCTACGTGTGCCTGAACGGCGAGGATCCCAGGGATCTGGGCTGCCAGCTGGGCGAGGTCTACAACGATGCCACCGAGATGTGCGATGCTCCCGAGAATGTGCCCGGCTGCGAGGACTGGTACAAGGATGTGGACGACAAGAAGGACTAA
- the LOC27208149 gene encoding protein obstructor-E isoform X2, translating to MKLFLCAIAVTLCVATTVSAANFECPKPNGQFADEVQCDKFYVCDDGVAKAKLCPDGLVFDPLNRKFNKCDQPFNVDCEDRTELQEPKSSKYCPRKNGFFAHPDPAVCNIFYNCIEGDALETKCTVGLHFDEYSGTCVWPDTAKREGCNPEQRTSETGFVCPKDQPKTDDRGQVVTHPKYPHPTDCQKFYVCLNGEDPRDLGCQLGEVYNDATEMCDAPENVPGCEDWYKDVDDKKD from the exons ATGAAGTTGTTTTTATGTGCCATTGCTGTGACCCTGTGTGTGGCGACAA ccgTGTCCGCCGCCAACTTCGAGTGCCCGAAGCCCAATGGCCAGTTCGCCGACGAGGTGCAGTGCGACAAGTTCTACGTCTGCGACGACGGAGTGGCCAAGGCGAAGCTCTGTCCCGATGGCCTGGTCTTTGATCCCCTCAACCGCAAGTTCAACAAGTGCGACCAGCCCTTCAATGTGGACTGCGAGGACCGCACTGAGCTCC AGGAGCCCAAGTCCAGCAAGTACTGCCCGCGCAAGAACGGCTTCTTCGCGCATCCCGATCCCGCCGTGTGCAACATCTTCTACAACTGCATCGAGGGCGACGCCCTGGAGACCAAGTGCACCGTGGGCCTGCACTTCGACGAGTACTCGGGCACCTGCGTGTGGCCGGATACCGCCAAGCGCGAGGGCTGCAATCCGGAGCAGA GAACCTCCGAGACCGGCTTCGTGTGCCCCAAGGATCAGCCGAAGACCGACGACCGCGGCCAGGTGGTGACCCACCCCAAGTACCCGCATCCCACCGACTGCCAGAAGTTCTACGTGTGCCTGAACGGCGAGGATCCCAGGGATCTGGGCTGCCAGCTGGGCGAGGTCTACAACGATGCCACCGAGATGTGCGATGCTCCCGAGAATGTGCCCGGCTGCGAGGACTGGTACAAGGATGTGGACGACAAGAAGGACTAA
- the LOC6726504 gene encoding protein obstructor-E, with translation MQRFQVCSVLILAWLACGHALAVGSPECPEKYGVQAYAHTENCDQFFLCTNGTLTLETCENGLLFDGKGAVHNHCNYNWAVDCKGRQWDPTPISTPACEYQFGLYAVSKDCSTTYIKCAHGEPHEQDCDAGLAYDERIHGCNWPDQLLEHCNPEAVVGFKCPTKVDPNSVAARFWPFPRFPVAGDCHRLITCVEGHPRLISCGEDKVFDEHTLTCEEPEYASGSCANYGK, from the exons ATGCAGCGATTCCAAGTGTGCAGCGTCCTGATCCTGGCCTGGCTTGCCTGTG GACATGCCCTGGCCGTGGGATCCCCGGAGTGCCCCGAGAAGTACGGCGTGCAGGCGTACGCCCACACGGAGAACTGCGACCAGTTCTTCCTCTGCACCAACGGCACCCTGACCCTGGAGACCTGCGAGAACGGACTGCTCTTCGACGGCAAGGGCGCGGTGCACAACCACTGCAACTACAACTGGGCGGTGGACTGCAAGGGCCGCCAGTGGGATC CCACTCCCATTTCCACGCCGGCCTGCGAGTACCAGTTCGGTCTGTACGCGGTCTCCAAGGACTGCTCCACCACCTACATCAAGTGCGCCCACGGTGAGCCCCACGAGCAGGACTGCGACGCCGGGCTGGCCTACGACGAGAGGATCCACGGCTGCAACTGGCCGGATCAGCTGCTGGAGCACTGCAATCCCGAGG CGGTCGTTGGCTTCAAGTGCCCCACCAAGGTGGACCCCAACTCGGTGGCCGCCCGCTTCTGGCCCTTCCCCCGCTTCCCCGTCGCCGGCGACTGCCACCGCCTGATCACCTGCGTGGAGGGCCATCCGCGCCTGATCAGCTGCGGCGAGGACAAGGTCTTCGACGAGCACACGCTGACCTGCGAGGAGCCGGAGTACGCCAGCGGCAGCTGTGCCAACTACGGCAAGTAG
- the LOC6726505 gene encoding uncharacterized protein LOC6726505 — protein sequence MDIDWQNGLTELKDRGQYLLHSEKWADCRFLVGSSPTQRLIAGHKLLLAMASPVFERMFYGNLPDKTDPIVIPDVQPEAFEAMLEYIYTDRITIGSFDKACELCYVAKKYMLPHVVTRCTHFLWADLSPKNACRAYEFAKLFDEPRLMQSSMDLIAANTREVLSDPSFLDIEVSTLMAILDQNRLNIDSELDLFNCLLKFASERGILNESGQEEAAGGGQVLTKESPDNAAGHVLVEEIKMEPDVAAMVQHMHQDDEADSFETDAGMASTSSAAAVAAAAPTAASPPLDVASGSDDLVIIDSDASADAAANMINIMDAQRTILDGAMLRQAVKKIRFLTMTPQQFAEGPARSKLLQQHEALSILIKISSPSLNDCHMPEGFCVSRSTRNFYESGHRHAQRELSSSYRTGAAPSGVCFPGPGPAVRSGGPSGGGMMMGNAPRFGSVGTGFSFAGEELVMRPPEPVGVPPDAAPAPAPLRCFGEGYESGAPVPAPANDDDGGDRGAPAPAGGAAAGGAGSAAGNSHNDMVRAYCMRSLTRQFDFRNTSVTDAGVTFQVDTNIWILGVQVPTRVLCGELMTSAGFTERYTEVLYAHIQDMHGSRITYTHCTARVRYDSLLDITFDRPVYIYRNQIYKIYVVFNKTGWYPMYSCVPDANCNRVKFMFNVGNPTESVRDGLIYAIIFSTPQDHGRHLVD from the coding sequence ATGGACATCGACTGGCAAAACGGCCTCACCGAGCTGAAGGATCGGGGCCAGTACCTGCTGCACTCGGAGAAGTGGGCCGACTGCCGCTTTCTGGTGGGTTCCTCGCCCACCCAGCGGCTTATTGCCGGCCacaagctgctgctggccatggCTTCGCCGGTGTTCGAGCGGATGTTCTACGGCAACCTGCCCGATAAGACGGACCCCATCGTCATTCCGGACGTGCAGCCGGAGGCGTTCGAGGCGATGCTGGAGTACATCTACACGGACCGCATCACCATTGGGTCCTTCGACAAGGCCTGCGAGCTGTGCTACGTGGCCAAGAAGTACATGCTGCCCCACGTGGTCACGCGCTGCACCCACTTCCTTTGGGCTGATCTTAGTCCGAAAAACGCGTGCCGGGCGTACGAGTTCGCAAAGCTGTTCGATGAGCCGCGCCTCATGCAGAGCAGCATGGATCTGATCGCGGCCAACACGCGCGAGGTGCTTTCCGATCCCAGCTTCCTGGACATCGAGGTCTCCACCCTGATGGCCATTCTTGACCAGAATCGCCTGAACATCGACTCCGAGCTGGATTTGTTCAACTGCCTGCTGAAGTTTGCCAGTGAGCGGGGCATCCTGAACGAGTCCGGCCAGGAAGAGGCTGCCGGCGGAGGTCAGGTGCTGACCAAGGAATCGCCCGACAATGCTGCCGGCCATGTGCTCGTCGAAGAGATCAAGATGGAGCCCGATGTGGCGGCCATGGTGCAGCACATGCACCAGGACGACGAGGCTGACAGCTTCGAAACGGACGCTGGGATGGCTTCCACTTCCTCTGCGGCTGCCGTGGCTGCAGCTGCGCCCACGGCTGCCTCCCCGCCGCTGGACGTGGCTTCCGGCTCCGACGACCTGGTAATCATCGACAGCGACGCTTCGGCCGATGCCGCCGCCAACATGATTAACATCATGGACGCCCAGCGCACCATTCTCGATGGCGCCATGCTCAGGCAGGCGGTCAAGAAGATTCGCTTTCTTACCATGACGCCGCAGCAGTTCGCCGAGGGACCGGCCCGTTCcaagctgctgcagcagcacgaGGCCCTCTCCATCCTGATTAAGATCTCCAGTCCCTCGCTCAACGATTGTCACATGCCCGAAGGGTTCTGCGTGTCGCGGAGCACGCGCAACTTCTACGAGTCGGGCCACCGACACGCCCAGCGAGAATTGTCGTCCTCGTATCGCACTGGAGCCGCTCCCTCGGGCGTCTGTTTCCCGGGACCGGGTCCGGCAGTCCGCAGTGGAGGCCCCTCCGGCGGCGGTATGATGATGGGCAATGCGCCCCGTTTCGGATCTGTGGGCACGGGATTCAGCTTCGCAGGCGAGGAATTGGTCATGCGCCCGCCGGAACCAGTGGGCGTTCCACCAGATGCCGCACCGGCGCCAGCACCACTGCGCTGCTTTGGCGAGGGCTACGAGAGCGGAGCGCCAGTCCCAGCGCCCgccaatgatgatgatggcggcGATCGGGGCGCACCGGCGCCCGCTGGCGGCGCTGCAGCTGGGGGAGCTGGATCCGCAGCTGGGAACTCGCACAACGACATGGTGCGCGCGTACTGTATGCGCTCCCTTACCCGCCAATTTGACTTCCGCAACACCAGCGTCACGGATGCGGGCGTGACGTTCCAGGTGGACACCAACATCTGGATCCTGGGCGTCCAAGTGCCCACGCGCGTGCTGTGCGGCGAGCTGATGACTTCTGCCGGCTTTACGGAGCGGTACACCGAGGTGCTGTACGCCCACATCCAGGACATGCACGGCTCTCGCATCACATACACGCACTGCACGGCACGCGTGCGCTACGACTCGCTGCTGGACATCACGTTCGATCGACCGGTGTACATATACCGGAACCAGATCTACAAGATCTACGTGGTGTTCAACAAGACCGGCTGGTATCCCATGTACTCCTGTGTGCCCGATGCCAACTGCAATCGCGTGAAGTTCATGTTCAACGTGGGCAACCCCACGGAATCGGTTCGCGACGGTCTGATCTACGCCATCATCTTCTCCACGCCGCAGGACCACGGCCGTCACCTGGTCGACTGA
- the LOC6726506 gene encoding ras-related protein Rab-10, which translates to MAKKTYDLLFKLLLIGDSGVGKTCILFRFSDDAFTSTFISTIGIDFKIKTVELRGKKIKLQIWDTAGQERFHTITTSYYRGAMGIMLVYDITNEKSFENIVKWLRNIDEHANEDVEKMILGNKCDMTDKRVVNKERGEAIAREHGIRFMETSAKSNINIERAFCELAEAILDKTSGRESAENQERVIIDRRNQEKAPGYSKCCA; encoded by the exons ATGGCAAAGAAAACCTACGATTTGCTCTTCAAACTGTTGCTGATCGGCGATTCAGGAGTGGGCAAGACGTGCATATTGTTCCGGTTCTCGGATGATGCATTCACGTCCACGTTCATATCGACCATAG GCATCGacttcaaaatcaaaacagtCGAGCTGCGCGGCAAGAAGATCAAGCTGCAAATATGGGACACCGCCGGCCAGGAGCGGTTCCACACGATAACCACCTCGTACTATCGAGGCGCCATGGGCATAATGCTGGTCTATGACATAACGAACGAGAAGAGTTTCGAGAACATAGTCAAATGGTTACGGAATATAGACGAG CACGCCAACGAGGATGTGGAGAAGATGATCCTGGGCAACAAGTGCGACATGACGGACAAGCGGGTGGTCAACAAGGAGCGCGGCGAAGCG ATTGCCCGTGAACATGGCATTCGGTTTATGGAAACATCCGCCAAGTCGAACATAAACATCGAGCGGGCCTTCTGCGAGCTGGCCGAGGCCATTCTGGACAAGACATCGGGACGCGAGTCGGCGGAGAACCAGGAGCGCGTGATCATCGATCGCCGGAACCAGGAGAAGGCGCCGGGCTACAGCAAGTGCTGCGCGTAA
- the LOC27208923 gene encoding N-acetylglucosamine-6-phosphate deacetylase isoform X3, with amino-acid sequence MRRVRLSIRRRRARIRSTAYRPLISTLKETYGSLERIKIITLAPEKVTDPEVIGQLVERGITVALGHSMASLSDGERAVQQGATLITHLFNAMLPFHHRDPGLVGLLASDAVPHGRTVYFGIISDGVHTHPAALRIAYRTHPQGLILVTDAISALGLEEGVHHIGQLPLQVKQGKAFIAGTETLCGSIAPMDECVRIFQKATDCSVVYAIEAATLHPAQCLKIEKQKGTLDFGSDADFVLLDDQLRVLSTWIAGVCVHRTVK; translated from the exons ATGCGGAGGGTCCGTTTATCAATCCGCAGAAGAAGGGCGCGCATCCGGAGCACTGCATACAGACCATTGATAAG CACGCTGAAGGAGACGTACGGCTCGCTGGAACGCATCAAGATCATCACCCTGGCGCCGGAGAAGGTCACCGATCCGGAGGTGATTGGCCAGCTGGTGGAGCGAGGCATCACCGTGGCCCTGGGCCACTCGATGGCCTCGCTGAGCGACGGAGAGAGGGCCGTGCAGCAGGGCGCCACGCTGATCACGCACCTGTTCAACGCCATGCTGCCGTTCCACCACCGCGATCCCGGCCTGGTGGGACTGCTGGCCTCGGACGCAGTGCCGCACGGTAGGACCGTGTACTTCGGCATCATCTCGGACGGAGTGCACACGCACCCGGCGGCACTGAGGATCGCCTACCGCACGCATCCGCAGGGCCTGATCCTGGTGACGGACGCCATATCGGCGCTGGGCCTCGAGGAGGGTGTCCACCACATCGGACAGCTGCCGCTGCAGGTTAAGCAGGGCAAGGCGTTCATCGCAGGCACAGAGACGCTGTGCGGCAGCATCGCCCCGATGGACGAGTGCGTGCGGATCTTCCAGAAGGCGACCG ACTGCTCCGTGGTCTATGCCATCGAGGCGGCCACCTTGCATCCAGCACAGTGCCTGAAGATCGAGAAGCAGAAGGGCACCCTGGACTTTGGCTCGGACGCGGACTTCGTTCTCCTGGACGACCAGCTCCGGGTGCTATCCACCTGGATCGCGGGCGTGTGTGTTCACAGGACTGTCAAGTAG
- the LOC27208923 gene encoding N-acetylglucosamine-6-phosphate deacetylase isoform X1, whose amino-acid sequence MDVRMKCTSEEPVSPEQKIPASSQRLLQFTNCRLVRDHRIIHEDLWVRDGRIVNPEPVFFDERTKAHCRIDCGGAIIAPGYIDLQINGGYGVDFSYDTETIEEGVATVARGLVKSGVTSFCPTLVTSPSDSYHTILPRIPAEVPKGAGILGIHAEGPFINPQKKGAHPEHCIQTIDKGLSTLKETYGSLERIKIITLAPEKVTDPEVIGQLVERGITVALGHSMASLSDGERAVQQGATLITHLFNAMLPFHHRDPGLVGLLASDAVPHGRTVYFGIISDGVHTHPAALRIAYRTHPQGLILVTDAISALGLEEGVHHIGQLPLQVKQGKAFIAGTETLCGSIAPMDECVRIFQKATDCSVVYAIEAATLHPAQCLKIEKQKGTLDFGSDADFVLLDDQLRVLSTWIAGVCVHRTVK is encoded by the exons ATGGACGTCCGGATGAAGTGCACCAGCGAGGAGCCAGTGTCTCCGGAGCAGAAGATCCCGGCGAGCAGCCAGCGCCTGCTGCAGTTCACCAACTGCCGCCTGGTACGCGACCACCGGATCATCCACGAAGATCTGTGGGTTCGCGACGGTCGGATCGTGAACCCGGAGCCTGTGTTCTTCGACGAGCGGACCAAGGCCCATTGTCGCATCGACTGCGGAGGCGCCATCATCGCGCCCGGCTACATCGACCTCCAGATCAATG GTGGCTATGGCGTGGACTTCTCCTACGACACGGAGACCATCGAGGAGGGCGTGGCCACGGTGGCACGCGGCCTGGTCAAGAGCGGGGTCACCTCCTTCTGTCCCACGCTGGTGACCTCGCCCAGCGACAGCTACCACACCATCCTGCCGCGCATTCCCGCTGAGGTTCCCAAGGGCGCCGGCATACTGGGCATCCATGCGGAGGGTCCGTTTATCAATCCGCAGAAGAAGGGCGCGCATCCGGAGCACTGCATACAGACCATTGATAAG GGACTCAGCACGCTGAAGGAGACGTACGGCTCGCTGGAACGCATCAAGATCATCACCCTGGCGCCGGAGAAGGTCACCGATCCGGAGGTGATTGGCCAGCTGGTGGAGCGAGGCATCACCGTGGCCCTGGGCCACTCGATGGCCTCGCTGAGCGACGGAGAGAGGGCCGTGCAGCAGGGCGCCACGCTGATCACGCACCTGTTCAACGCCATGCTGCCGTTCCACCACCGCGATCCCGGCCTGGTGGGACTGCTGGCCTCGGACGCAGTGCCGCACGGTAGGACCGTGTACTTCGGCATCATCTCGGACGGAGTGCACACGCACCCGGCGGCACTGAGGATCGCCTACCGCACGCATCCGCAGGGCCTGATCCTGGTGACGGACGCCATATCGGCGCTGGGCCTCGAGGAGGGTGTCCACCACATCGGACAGCTGCCGCTGCAGGTTAAGCAGGGCAAGGCGTTCATCGCAGGCACAGAGACGCTGTGCGGCAGCATCGCCCCGATGGACGAGTGCGTGCGGATCTTCCAGAAGGCGACCG ACTGCTCCGTGGTCTATGCCATCGAGGCGGCCACCTTGCATCCAGCACAGTGCCTGAAGATCGAGAAGCAGAAGGGCACCCTGGACTTTGGCTCGGACGCGGACTTCGTTCTCCTGGACGACCAGCTCCGGGTGCTATCCACCTGGATCGCGGGCGTGTGTGTTCACAGGACTGTCAAGTAG
- the LOC27208923 gene encoding N-acetylglucosamine-6-phosphate deacetylase isoform X2, whose product MDVRMKCTSEEPVSPEQKIPASSQRLLQFTNCRLVRDHRIIHEDLWVRDGRIVNPEPVFFDERTKAHCRIDCGGAIIAPGYIDLQINGGYGVDFSYDTETIEEGVATVARGLVKSGVTSFCPTLVTSPSDSYHTILPRIPAEVPKGAGILGIHAEGPFINPQKKGAHPEHCIQTIDKHAEGDVRLAGTHQDHHPGAGEGHRSGGDWPAGGARHHRGPGPLDGLAERRREGRAAGRHADHAPVQRHAAVPPPRSRPGGTAGLGRSAAR is encoded by the exons ATGGACGTCCGGATGAAGTGCACCAGCGAGGAGCCAGTGTCTCCGGAGCAGAAGATCCCGGCGAGCAGCCAGCGCCTGCTGCAGTTCACCAACTGCCGCCTGGTACGCGACCACCGGATCATCCACGAAGATCTGTGGGTTCGCGACGGTCGGATCGTGAACCCGGAGCCTGTGTTCTTCGACGAGCGGACCAAGGCCCATTGTCGCATCGACTGCGGAGGCGCCATCATCGCGCCCGGCTACATCGACCTCCAGATCAATG GTGGCTATGGCGTGGACTTCTCCTACGACACGGAGACCATCGAGGAGGGCGTGGCCACGGTGGCACGCGGCCTGGTCAAGAGCGGGGTCACCTCCTTCTGTCCCACGCTGGTGACCTCGCCCAGCGACAGCTACCACACCATCCTGCCGCGCATTCCCGCTGAGGTTCCCAAGGGCGCCGGCATACTGGGCATCCATGCGGAGGGTCCGTTTATCAATCCGCAGAAGAAGGGCGCGCATCCGGAGCACTGCATACAGACCATTGATAAG CACGCTGAAGGAGACGTACGGCTCGCTGGAACGCATCAAGATCATCACCCTGGCGCCGGAGAAGGTCACCGATCCGGAGGTGATTGGCCAGCTGGTGGAGCGAGGCATCACCGTGGCCCTGGGCCACTCGATGGCCTCGCTGAGCGACGGAGAGAGGGCCGTGCAGCAGGGCGCCACGCTGATCACGCACCTGTTCAACGCCATGCTGCCGTTCCACCACCGCGATCCCGGCCTGGTGGGACTGCTGGCCTCGGACGCAGTGCCGCACGGTAG
- the LOC27207193 gene encoding uncharacterized protein LOC27207193 isoform X2 gives MSENSDAEARPFGNDELTEDPEQPSGSKMPAKFQPLLEKLERLNREMAREEELNVLFNRLFAAIIAEVHHL, from the exons ATGTCAGAGAATTCGGACGCGGAAGCAAGGCCATTTGGAAACGACGAGTTGACAGAGGATCCTGAGCAACCGAGTGGATCGAAG ATGCCTGCGAAGTTCCAGCCCCTCCTAGAGAAACTAGAGCGCCTGAATAGGGAGATGGCCCGGGAGGAGGAATTGAATGTGCTGTTCAATCGCCTCTTTGCTGCAATCATAGCAGAAGTACATCATTTATAG
- the LOC27207193 gene encoding uncharacterized protein LOC27207193 isoform X1 yields the protein MSENSDAEARPFGNDELTEDPEQPSGSKKMPAKFQPLLEKLERLNREMAREEELNVLFNRLFAAIIAEVHHL from the exons ATGTCAGAGAATTCGGACGCGGAAGCAAGGCCATTTGGAAACGACGAGTTGACAGAGGATCCTGAGCAACCGAGTGGATCGAAG AAGATGCCTGCGAAGTTCCAGCCCCTCCTAGAGAAACTAGAGCGCCTGAATAGGGAGATGGCCCGGGAGGAGGAATTGAATGTGCTGTTCAATCGCCTCTTTGCTGCAATCATAGCAGAAGTACATCATTTATAG